The proteins below come from a single Capricornis sumatraensis isolate serow.1 chromosome 14, serow.2, whole genome shotgun sequence genomic window:
- the TMEM63A gene encoding CSC1-like protein 1 isoform X2 yields the protein MAALPWCQKETVSPDSGDCRLPLQGSRTLKASWLGCCSWLTAIFRLHDDQILEWCGEDAIHYLSFQRHIIFLLVVVSCLSLCVILPVNLSGDLLDKDPYSFGRTTIANLQTDNNLLWLHTIFAILYLILTVVFMRHHTQSIKYKEESLVRRTLFVTGLPKDAKKETVESHFRDAYPTCEVVEVQLCYNVAKLIYLCKERKKTEKSLTYYTNLQVKTGQRTFINPKPCGQFCCCEVRGCEWEDAISYYTRMKDRLMERIAEEECRVQDQPLGMAFVTFQEKSMATYILKDFNACKCQGLQCKGEPQPSSHGRELGISRWSVTFAAYPEDICWKNLSIQGFRWWFQWLGINFILFVGLFFLTTPSIILSTMDKFNVTKPIHALNDPIISQFFPTLLLWSFSALLPTIVYYSTLLESHWTKSGENRIMMTKVYIFLIFMVLILPSLGLTSLDFFFRWLFDKTSSEASIRLECVFLPDQGAFFVNYVIASAFIGNGMELLRLPGLILYTFRMVMAKTAADRRNVKQHQAFEYEFGAMYAWMLCVFTVIMAYSITCPIIVPFGLIYILLKHMVDRHNLYFAYLPAKLEKKIHFAAVNQALAAPILCLFWLYFFSFLRLGLKAPLTLFTFLVLLLTILVCLAYTCFGCFRHLSPLNYKTEESASDKGNEAGAHVPPPFTPYVPRILNSSSSEKTALSPQQQNYGAINNISGTVAGQCLAQSPEDSVAAADQED from the exons TGAGTCCAGATTCCGGAGACTGTCGTCTTCCTCTTCAGGGCAGCAGGACTTTGAAAGCGAGCTGGTTG GGATGTTGCTCCTGGCTGACCGCAATCTTCCGCCTGCA CGATGACCAGATCCTGGAGTGGTGTGGGGAGGACGCCATCCACTACCTGTCCTTCCAGAGACACATCATCTTCCTGCTGGTGGTGGTCAGCTGCTTGTCACTGTGCGTCATCCTCCCCGTCAACCTCTCAGGGGACTTGCTGG ACAAAGACCCTTACAGCTTTGGGAGGACAACAATCGCAAACCTGCAGACTGA caACAACCTCCTTTGGCTACACACCATCTTCGCTATCCTTTACCTCATCCTCACCGTGGTCTTCATGCGACACCACACCCAGTCCATCAAGTACAAGGAGGAAAGCCTG GTGAGGAGGACCCTGTTTGTCACAGGACTCCCCAAAGATGCCAAGAAGGAGACGGTGGAGAGCCACTTCCG GGACGCATATCCCACGTGTGAAGTGGTGGAGGTCCAGCTGTGCTACAATGTGGCCAAGCTGATTTACCTGTGCAAGGAGAG AAAAAAGACTGAGAAGAGCCTGACCTATTACACAAACCTGCAGGTGAAGACAGGCCAGCGGACCTTCATCAACCCCAAGCCTTGTGGGCAGTTCTGCTGCTGTGAAGTGCGGGGTTGTGAGTGG GAGGACGCCATCTCCTACTACACACGCATGAAGGACAGGCTGATGGAGAGGATCGCAGAGGAGGAATGCAGGGTCCAGGACCAGCCCCTGGGAATGGCCTTTGTCACCTTCCAGGAGAAGTCCATGGCCACCTA CATCCTGAAGGACTTCAACGCCTGCAAGTGTCAGGGCCTTCAGTGCAAAGGTGAGCCACAGCCTTCGTCCCACGGCAGAGAGCTCGGCATCTCCAGGTGGTCGGTCACCTTCGCCGCTTACCCCGAGGACATCTGCTG GAAGAACCTCTCCATTCAGGGCTTCCGCTGGTGGTTCCAATGGCTGGGCATCAACTTCATCCTCTTCGTGGGGCTGTTTTTCCTGACCACACCCTCCATTATCCTGTCCACCATGGACAAGTTCAACGTCACCAAACCTATCCACGCACTGAAT GACCCCATCATCAGCCAGTTCTTCCCAACCCTCCTCCTGTGGTCCTTCTCTGCCCTGCTCCCCACCATCGTCTACTACTCTACACTGCTGGAATCTCACTGGACCAA GTCAGGAGAGAACCGGATCATGATGACCAAGGTCTACATATTCCTAATCTTCATGGTGCTGATcctgccctcccttggcctcacCAG tttggaTTTTTTCTTCCGGTGGCTCTTTGATAAAACGTCCTCAGAGGCCTCTATCAGGTTGGA GTGCGTCTTCCTGCCCGACCAGGGCGCCTTCTTTGTGAACTACGTCATCGCCTCGGCCTTCATCGGCAACGGCATGGAGCTGCTGCGGCTGCCCGGCCTCATTCTCTACACCTTCCGCATGGTCATGGCCAAGACCGCGGCCGACCGCAGGAACGTCAAGCAG caccaggcctTCGAGTACGAGTTTGGAGCCATGTATGCGTGGATGCTGTGCGTCTTCACTGTCATCATGGCCTACAGCATCACCTGCCCCATCATTGTGCCATTTG GCCTCATCTACATCCTGCTCAAGCACATGGTGGACCGGCACAACCTCTACTTCGCCTACCTCCCGGCCAAGCTGGAGAAGAAGATCCACTTTGCGGCCGTGAACCAGGCCCTGGCCGCTCCCATCCTGTGCCTCTTCTGGCTCTACTTCTTCTCCTTCCTGCGCCTGG GTCTGAAGGCTCCCCTCACCCTGTTTACCTTCCTGGTGCTGCTGCTCACCATCCTGGTCTGCTTGGCATATACCTGCTTTGGATGCTTCAGGCACCTCAGCCCTCTCAACTACAAG ACAGAAGAATCGGCGAGTGACAAAGGCAATGAGGCGGGGGCCCACGTACCTCCACCGTTCACA CCCTACGTGCCCCGGATTCTGAACAGCTCATCCTCAGAGAAAAcagccctgtctccacagcaGCAGAACTATGGCGCCATCAACAACATCAGCGGGACTGTTGCAGggcagtgtctggcacagagccCAGAGGACAGTGTGGCAGCTGCCGACCAGGAGGACTGA